The Deltaproteobacteria bacterium genome contains a region encoding:
- a CDS encoding cysteine synthase, whose product MNEKQKINWGYRNPKGSALELVGNTPLVKINSIAQGISKGVEIYGKLEGYNPGGSVKDRAAFRMIKDAEDAGRLTKDKIILDSTSGNTGIAYAWIGAVKGYQVELVVPQNVSSERKKILKAFGAKTVYSSPMEGSDGAIRLAWKLYVENPDKYCKLDQYNNPSNPQAHYDTTGPEIIEQTRGRVTYLVAGIGTGGTIMGTGRRLKEFNPDIQVIAVEPAAALHGLEGLKHMSSSIVPGIYHEDKIDKKISAPTEESYDMAKRLAREEGIFVGQSSGAAMWGALEIAKELKEGVIVVIFPDSGDRYSSTALWE is encoded by the coding sequence ATGAACGAGAAGCAGAAGATAAACTGGGGATACAGAAATCCAAAAGGCTCTGCCCTTGAACTTGTGGGTAATACACCTCTGGTTAAAATAAACAGTATTGCACAGGGGATAAGCAAGGGTGTGGAGATTTACGGCAAGTTAGAAGGTTATAATCCCGGAGGTTCTGTCAAAGACAGGGCAGCCTTCAGGATGATAAAGGATGCAGAAGATGCCGGAAGACTTACAAAAGATAAAATCATTCTTGATTCCACATCAGGGAATACTGGTATTGCTTATGCGTGGATTGGGGCAGTTAAAGGTTATCAGGTGGAACTTGTTGTGCCGCAAAATGTAAGTAGTGAGAGAAAGAAGATTTTAAAGGCATTTGGAGCAAAGACTGTTTACTCTAGCCCAATGGAAGGTTCTGACGGCGCTATTCGGCTTGCATGGAAACTTTATGTAGAAAACCCTGATAAATACTGCAAACTTGACCAGTATAATAACCCATCTAACCCTCAGGCACATTATGATACCACAGGCCCAGAGATTATAGAACAGACACGCGGGAGGGTAACGTACCTTGTCGCAGGAATAGGCACAGGCGGGACAATCATGGGCACAGGCAGGAGGCTCAAGGAATTTAATCCAGATATACAGGTCATTGCAGTTGAGCCTGCAGCAGCCCTGCATGGTCTTGAGGGCTTAAAACATATGTCTTCTTCCATTGTACCGGGCATATACCACGAGGATAAGATTGATAAAAAGATTTCTGCGCCAACAGAGGAATCTTATGATATGGCAAAAAGGCTTGCAAGGGAAGAGGGGATTTTTGTTGGGCAATCATCAGGTGCTGCCATGTGGGGTGCTCTGGAGATTGCAAAGGAATTAAAAGAAGGCGTGATTGTTGTCATATTTCCTGACAGCGGGGACAGGTATTCATCTACGGCGCTGTGGGAGTGA
- a CDS encoding M67 family metallopeptidase, which translates to MLYLSKNIYNGIINHAKESYPYEGCGVLVGKQKQGSGVKGQGSGIVKNILRIYPLENINKDRANDRYEIDPRDLLRVEKEASKERLDVIGFFHSHPDHPDRPSEFDRQRAWPLYSYIIVSVRNGKDVSVKSWTFEDEGESFKEEEIRIDFRH; encoded by the coding sequence ATGCTTTATCTATCTAAAAATATTTATAACGGGATTATCAACCATGCGAAGGAATCTTATCCTTACGAAGGATGCGGTGTGTTAGTTGGCAAGCAAAAGCAGGGGTCAGGGGTCAAGGGTCAGGGGTCAGGGATTGTAAAAAATATTTTAAGGATTTATCCTCTGGAGAACATAAATAAAGACAGGGCTAATGACAGGTATGAAATAGATCCTAGAGATTTGTTAAGAGTTGAAAAAGAGGCGTCTAAAGAGAGGCTGGATGTGATTGGTTTTTTCCATTCCCATCCTGACCATCCTGACAGACCATCTGAATTTGACAGGCAGCGGGCATGGCCGCTTTATTCATATATTATTGTCTCTGTGCGTAATGGAAAAGATGTTTCAGTAAAATCGTGGACATTTGAAGATGAAGGAGAATCGTTTAAAGAGGAGGAGATAAGAATAGACTTCAGACATTAG
- the moeB gene encoding molybdopterin-synthase adenylyltransferase MoeB — translation MNFTEEQIERYSRHIILPEVGGKGQAKLLKGKVFVLGAGGLGSPALYYLAAAGVGTIGIADADCVDLSNLQRQIIHSTSKIGIPKVESAKRTIEDLNPDVKVVAYNERLGIDNIRQIIKDYDVILDGSDNFPTRFLMNDTCFFEKKTLVSGSMFRFDGQVTIFKPHEGKPCYRCLYPEPPPKGLVPSCQEAGVLGALAGVIGVIQAVEAIKQILKIGDELAGHLLIFDALGMTFRRVKVRRDPQCSLCGETPTIKDLVLYEEECEIRK, via the coding sequence ATGAACTTCACAGAAGAACAAATAGAGAGGTATTCAAGGCATATTATCCTGCCTGAGGTTGGTGGAAAGGGACAGGCGAAATTGCTAAAAGGGAAGGTGTTTGTGCTTGGCGCAGGCGGGCTTGGCTCTCCGGCGCTTTATTATCTTGCTGCTGCAGGGGTCGGGACAATCGGCATAGCGGATGCAGATTGTGTGGATTTATCCAATCTGCAGAGGCAGATTATACACTCTACTTCAAAGATTGGTATTCCGAAGGTAGAATCTGCAAAAAGGACTATTGAAGATTTAAACCCCGATGTAAAGGTGGTTGCATATAATGAACGTTTGGGTATTGATAATATCAGACAAATCATAAAGGACTATGATGTTATCCTTGACGGCAGTGATAATTTTCCAACCCGTTTTCTGATGAATGATACCTGTTTCTTTGAGAAAAAGACCCTTGTATCAGGGAGTATGTTCAGGTTTGACGGACAGGTGACAATATTCAAGCCGCATGAAGGCAAGCCGTGCTATAGATGTCTCTACCCTGAACCGCCGCCAAAAGGGCTTGTTCCGAGTTGTCAGGAGGCAGGGGTTTTAGGTGCGCTTGCTGGTGTTATAGGTGTTATTCAGGCTGTTGAGGCGATTAAACAGATTTTAAAAATAGGTGATGAACTTGCAGGTCATCTACTTATATTTGATGCACTTGGCATGACATTCAGAAGGGTTAAGGTGAGAAGGGACCCGCAGTGCAGTTTGTGCGGAGAAACCCCGACAATAAAGGATTTGGTTCTGTATGAAGAGGAGTGTGAGATAAGAAAATAA
- a CDS encoding radical SAM protein, whose translation MKQKHNTYLHNPAYLKIDLMLNGIRVGDETACVLGLNQGYEYSGITGGLDIMLPYNTWVNVPFLKNFVKNSPYELIRHDGKFFVKLGTESVKVKIIPKPEFYKLKTTTGIPLSKIGVVHGGYVAITPDTRCEFFNMNIECRYCAGNFNTGKGNVYTVEEVLETVEAAYKEGKDEVVYLSIGFSEAADGGIEFLKPYIKAIKKHFNTLVAVEALPPKENHCIDETYAVGADSVLYNMEIFDEKLFKEICPGRDKLIGRERYINALKYAAKVFPNGTVATHLIVGLEPSESTMKGIDFFTGIGVVPILPIYRPSGSAKLSGYKVPSMDEVMPVYGHLYHAVKRNKINTHWVRDISVITTPIEARFFAHSKSSKTLMERFYKTKLGLKAAWGLSTLRRKLRVKEVGEG comes from the coding sequence ATGAAACAAAAACATAACACATATCTCCACAACCCTGCATATCTCAAGATTGACCTGATGCTTAATGGTATCAGGGTTGGGGATGAGACTGCCTGTGTTTTAGGACTGAATCAGGGTTATGAGTATTCAGGTATTACAGGCGGGCTGGATATAATGCTCCCTTATAATACATGGGTGAACGTGCCTTTTCTTAAGAATTTTGTAAAGAATTCACCCTATGAACTTATCCGACACGATGGGAAGTTTTTTGTAAAACTAGGCACAGAATCTGTGAAGGTTAAGATAATACCGAAGCCTGAGTTTTATAAATTAAAAACAACAACAGGAATACCTCTTTCAAAGATAGGTGTAGTGCACGGCGGTTATGTTGCTATAACCCCTGATACAAGGTGCGAATTTTTTAATATGAATATAGAGTGCAGGTATTGTGCAGGAAATTTTAATACAGGCAAGGGCAATGTTTATACTGTTGAGGAGGTGCTGGAGACTGTTGAGGCAGCATATAAGGAGGGGAAGGATGAGGTTGTTTACCTCTCTATTGGTTTTTCAGAGGCAGCCGACGGCGGCATAGAGTTTTTAAAGCCGTATATAAAGGCGATAAAAAAGCACTTCAATACATTGGTTGCTGTTGAAGCCCTTCCGCCAAAGGAAAACCATTGCATAGATGAGACATATGCAGTGGGCGCTGATTCTGTATTATATAACATGGAGATATTTGATGAAAAACTGTTTAAAGAGATATGTCCGGGCAGGGATAAACTAATCGGCAGGGAAAGATATATAAATGCCCTTAAATATGCTGCGAAGGTTTTCCCAAACGGCACTGTTGCAACACACTTGATTGTAGGACTTGAGCCGTCTGAGTCAACTATGAAAGGGATAGACTTTTTTACAGGTATCGGGGTTGTGCCTATACTCCCGATATACAGACCTTCAGGCAGTGCTAAATTATCAGGCTATAAAGTTCCGTCTATGGATGAGGTTATGCCTGTTTACGGACACCTCTATCATGCTGTAAAGAGAAACAAGATAAATACGCACTGGGTAAGGGATATAAGTGTCATAACGACCCCTATTGAGGCAAGGTTTTTTGCACACTCAAAGTCCAGCAAGACACTTATGGAAAGGTTTTATAAAACAAAGTTAGGGCTTAAGGCTGCATGGGGGCTCTCAACGCTCAGAAGGAAGTTAAGGGTTAAAGAGGTGGGAGAAGGGTAA
- a CDS encoding DASS family sodium-coupled anion symporter, with amino-acid sequence MKIVIDRRPIGIIVLSRSLRPIFFLAVAMTFWYLISIPTPQGLTIEGQRAIALFTVCLIFWVTGVLPLAITSLMAIVMVPLLGVLDKKATYALFGNEAVFFILGAFILSGAVMHSGLSSRIALIIMNRFGGTPKGLLTSIFLLAAVLSFFMSEHAVAAMLFPIVLEIAKGLNLKPGRSDYAKSLFLALAWGCVIGGVATFLGGARVPLAVGMLKESTGVSIGFFEYTSATFPVVVILLIIGYLWLTSFFRPDIEDIHLAKTVFERKIKQLGKIGYTEYAVGILMLITISLWLFFSKKVGIANIAIISVVALFIFKLVAWKDIEEYVNWGIILMYGGAITLGAAMEKSGAAAWLANTVIGDWANSPVLVIAVFSLLT; translated from the coding sequence ATGAAGATAGTCATAGACAGAAGACCAATAGGGATAATAGTTTTATCAAGGTCATTAAGACCAATATTTTTTTTAGCAGTTGCCATGACCTTCTGGTATCTTATAAGTATACCTACACCTCAGGGTCTTACGATTGAAGGGCAGAGGGCGATAGCCCTTTTTACTGTATGCCTCATATTTTGGGTTACAGGGGTTCTTCCCCTTGCCATAACAAGCCTCATGGCAATTGTAATGGTGCCCCTTTTGGGTGTTCTTGATAAGAAGGCAACCTATGCCCTGTTCGGAAACGAGGCGGTATTTTTTATACTAGGTGCATTCATACTGTCAGGCGCAGTAATGCACTCAGGACTTTCAAGCAGGATTGCCCTTATAATAATGAACAGATTCGGCGGGACACCAAAAGGGCTTCTTACTTCAATATTCCTGCTTGCAGCAGTTTTATCGTTTTTTATGTCAGAGCATGCAGTGGCTGCGATGCTGTTTCCCATTGTCCTTGAGATAGCAAAGGGGTTGAATCTTAAGCCTGGCAGGTCAGATTATGCAAAGTCATTATTCCTTGCACTTGCGTGGGGGTGTGTAATAGGTGGCGTAGCGACATTTCTTGGAGGCGCGAGGGTCCCTCTTGCTGTTGGTATGCTTAAAGAGTCAACAGGTGTGAGCATTGGTTTTTTTGAATATACAAGCGCAACCTTCCCAGTGGTTGTGATATTACTCATTATCGGATATTTATGGCTCACAAGTTTTTTCCGTCCTGATATAGAAGATATACATCTGGCAAAAACTGTCTTTGAAAGAAAGATAAAGCAACTCGGTAAAATAGGTTATACTGAATATGCTGTAGGGATTTTGATGCTCATAACCATATCCTTATGGTTATTTTTCAGCAAGAAGGTAGGTATTGCAAATATAGCAATCATCTCTGTTGTTGCCCTTTTTATCTTTAAACTTGTAGCATGGAAGGATATAGAGGAGTATGTGAACTGGGGCATAATACTTATGTACGGCGGCGCTATAACGTTAGGCGCGGCAATGGAAAAATCAGGCGCAGCAGCATGGCTTGCAAATACAGTGATTGGTGATTGGGCAAACAGCCCTGTTCTTGTTATAGCGGTATTTTCCCTTTTAACA